The genomic window CTTAACCTGCTGCAATGAAGGCTATAATGTTCAGCTTTGGTTGAGGCTGTTTTAGAGGGATGGTACGTTTAAAGAAtagcttcacaatttttcaagtctgtcttaaaacaacagtcaggggCCCATATGagcactgaaagaggttttcctagctgtgatcattcctcttgttgatactggctattaaaagatccccttcaaatgtgttttcaatgtaagtgatgggggccaaaatttacagtgtgtccacacagtcattttgtgtcaaaatgcatttaaaggtttatctgaagcttatatgaggcttcagcagtctgagttagtcatatcaagagGATATCTGccttagcatcaaattccctcttcgtgtttccttggacagtgtttctctgttgagttgtggtggaagtatagtaacaaaaagagggactttggcactaaaaagactgtaatattgaaatatatctacttgatttgactcatttggatgcctcaagcttcatattagcttcagataaacttttaaatacagttttgcacagaaggaggcttgtggattttggcccccatcacttacattgaaagtttGTGAAGGGATCTTCCAAGGTCGagtaggaggaatgattatggtaagaaaaacctgtttgaatgttcatttgggcacctgactattgtttaagacagacttgaaaaattgtggacCTGTCCTTTAACTTTTATGCTCATTTTGCAGGGTGTACAGTAGTTTGTGAAACTATTCAGTTGTACTGTTTAATGTTGAAAGGTGTTAAAATTTAGTTTTACCCTCATAAATGTCATTAGGttgttgtattagactgcattCGCTTTAGCTTGGTTCACCTAATGAACTGGTAACTGAATGTAAGTGTCTAACATGTACTAGCACAGTTTCACCCACATTACAAAGCatgactgtatttattttttacaaccagCTGCCCCAGCCTCCTCTGTAGTATAATATACAACACAGGTACCATTGATTCAATATAACTTTGGAGGCCATAGTTAAGCTTTTaacattaaattgttttttaactAGTGGTTACAtgcattaattaataattttctttaaaattcattcattaGTTCTCCTTATCAGCATGCAACTTGGCACACAACATTTAAACTTGCGCCCAGAAATTCATATTTGTCTCAGCATCAACCCATTCTACCATAACTCTTAACATATTTTGTCCCCCAAAAATATGCCGACCATGTAAACACAATGTCCTGTTAAGAGTCCAGCCAGGGAGCGCTGTTGCAAGTCTCCCCCCTCATTTCCCGTCAGCTTTCTACTATCTGTATctaataatggaaaaaaatgctCCCAAAACACTTAGTAAGAGTACTTTGTCACTCATAACACAGTGACCTGTTGATTCTTTTGCGTAAGCCAAGGTTTCATAACAAAACAAGTCTGGCAACTCTGTACTTGATGGATGTGCTGCCATTCAGTGATGTTACAGAAGTCCGTCAGAAACTCTGCAATGtgctttgttttccctttttgcATGAAGTGATTAGAAAATGACACTTGAGTATAACTCCAGtaatataatacagtaaatgtgcatatacattatacattcaTGTAGGAGATAGCTACTAATATATAGATGACAAATGTTAGATGCTTCTGCATCTGACCACAAGTTGTCATTCACACCATAAGTCCTCCCATgtagtgtgtttgcatgtttgatCCATCCCTGGCAATCTTCTGCAGATATGTCCAGGTATCCTTGGCCACACATCCATCTCCATCTCCTGGccactcttcctcctctgtcagcCACTTCTTTGTGTCTGACTGGaggtttttttcccctacaTATAGACCAAAGATTTGCTCTTTTGTACTTGGCTAAATCAGCTGgtgttgtacttttttttttcttttttggatgtacatatagcaccttttcTTTTGATAAGTTATGGATTTTAAAGGTttagtgtgtagaatttagtggcatctagcagaacagacttggcagaaatggaatataattcataagaatgttttaatttgtgtatatacacctgaaaataagagaatgaatgagccctttatatctacatagggagtgggtcctcttccacagagcccccCATGCTTCTACAGTAGCTgagaacggacaaaccaaacactggctctagaggggGCCTTTTACGTTTTTCGCAGCCACATACTTGGAGGGGAGGGGTACTCAATTAGTTGCAATCTTCAAactcaccgctagatgccactaaatcttacacactggtccttcaaAAGATGAATTGATTTTGTGTTGAAGCAGTAAAAACTCATCCACAAATCTCAGACTGTTGTGCTGACCATgtattttgaaaaagtgaacaCAGTATTAAGAAATGAGTAACCtattttttaagaatttttaaaaaaataattaacgTTCTGAGGTAGATGAAATAAGTTTTGAATGTCATAATTTCAACAGGTCAATATAAACTCAACATCACACTGTTGTCTCTCACTTTTTTCAGATACATTTGCTAAAGACTTGGAGGCCTTTGCAAGGTAAGAATGTTCATTTTTCTTACCATATTAACAAGTGAATCACCACTGTTCTTTTAATTTAGCTGAAATACCTGGTGagatctttctctgtctttatccAGACTAGTAGAGCTAGTATTTACTGTATCAAATTACATCTGATTTACAATGTCGAGTTTGATTTCAGGCATGCTAAAAGAAGCACGGTGTCTGCTGAAGATGTAAAGCTTGCAGCCCGCCGCAGTACTGCATTGGTGAGTTATTTTCACTGTGTAGCATCAGAAAGACATTATGCATCAGCTAATTATGAATGCCATCTCCAGCCACTTATGAGCCACTAagtcaaaaatatcaaaaacattatcatttcatttccaGTAATGCAGTATACTTTATCTGTGTAGCGGCATATATTCTACATCAGACAGAAAAAGTAATGTTTAATttccctttatttatttcagtccaTCTACATACAAAAGAAGAGTGAAGAAATCAACCAGGAGCAGAGGGATTTGAAAAAGAAGAATACTgggaagaggaagagcagagacactgaggagga from Thunnus maccoyii chromosome 3, fThuMac1.1, whole genome shotgun sequence includes these protein-coding regions:
- the cenps gene encoding centromere protein S translates to MSVDKDENHQRLKAAVHYTVGRLCQKIGEDRQREFSRQVIAAIAETTFRQCDTFAKDLEAFARHAKRSTVSAEDVKLAARRSTALSIYIQKKSEEINQEQRDLKKKNTGKRKSRDTEEESRE